A DNA window from Flavisolibacter ginsenosidimutans contains the following coding sequences:
- a CDS encoding DUF502 domain-containing protein → MNNETVESKGFQFNKLLNYFLQGLLVMAPIAITIYAVYSVVSFVDNQIPLFTARDAEGKIYVRNYGLGFLIVIVAIIFIGYLSSFFIQNRVFNLFDSVLKRTPGIRFIYSTTKEFFEAFAGEKKKFNKPVLANIDDNDVWRVGFITREEAKEFGFSEYVAVYIPMSYSIAGNVYILPRARVRIVTNLNATDAMKFAISGGVTTVEEDKTSLH, encoded by the coding sequence ATGAACAACGAAACCGTGGAAAGCAAGGGCTTTCAGTTTAACAAGTTGCTGAATTATTTTTTGCAGGGATTGCTGGTGATGGCGCCCATTGCCATTACCATCTATGCGGTGTACTCGGTTGTGTCTTTTGTGGACAACCAAATTCCGCTTTTTACAGCCCGCGATGCCGAAGGAAAAATTTACGTGCGCAATTACGGGCTGGGATTTTTGATTGTGATCGTCGCCATCATTTTCATCGGATACCTCTCTTCTTTTTTTATTCAAAACCGCGTGTTCAATTTGTTTGATAGCGTGCTGAAACGAACGCCCGGCATTCGTTTCATTTACTCCACCACCAAAGAATTTTTTGAAGCCTTTGCCGGTGAGAAGAAAAAATTCAACAAACCTGTACTCGCCAACATTGATGACAACGACGTGTGGCGCGTGGGCTTTATTACACGGGAAGAAGCAAAAGAATTTGGTTTTAGCGAGTACGTGGCCGTGTACATCCCGATGAGTTATTCCATTGCGGGCAACGTGTACATTTTACCGCGGGCAAGGGTTCGCATCGTGACGAATTTAAACGCCACCGACGCGATGAAGTTTGCCATTAGCGGCGGCGTAACGACTGTTGAAGAAGATAAAACATCCCTGCATTGA
- a CDS encoding TetR/AcrR family transcriptional regulator yields the protein MERSHELFNKYGIRSVSMDDIAAQLGMSKKTLYQYFSDKEELVDACFSGVLNHSRTQCLADQQQADNPIQEFFLAYDMMQEMFAEMNPSVLYDMEKYHPAAFKKFKEFKYGFLYKVLSDNLQRGIKDELYRPDIDVDVIARLRIESVMLPFNGEVFPNNRTQLIHIEQQLFEHFLFGLATAKGQKLIQKYKNQRIKQ from the coding sequence TTGGAGCGCTCGCACGAACTGTTCAACAAGTACGGCATCCGCTCGGTGAGTATGGACGATATTGCCGCACAACTGGGCATGAGTAAAAAGACGCTCTATCAATATTTTTCTGACAAGGAGGAATTGGTGGATGCTTGTTTTAGCGGCGTTTTAAATCACAGCCGTACCCAATGCCTGGCAGATCAGCAGCAGGCCGATAATCCGATACAGGAATTTTTTTTGGCCTACGACATGATGCAGGAAATGTTTGCCGAAATGAATCCCTCCGTGCTCTACGACATGGAAAAATATCACCCGGCCGCGTTCAAAAAATTTAAAGAGTTTAAGTACGGCTTTTTGTACAAGGTGCTTAGCGATAACCTGCAAAGAGGCATTAAAGATGAACTGTACCGCCCCGACATTGACGTGGACGTGATAGCCCGTCTGCGCATCGAAAGCGTGATGCTGCCTTTCAACGGCGAGGTGTTCCCGAACAACCGCACCCAATTGATCCACATCGAGCAACAATTATTCGAGCATTTCCTTTTCGGCCTGGCTACGGCCAAAGGACAAAAGCTCATTCAGAAATACAAAAACCAACGGATTAAACAATGA
- a CDS encoding TolC family protein — protein sequence MNKAILLAFCLLLTSLLQAQQRHELSAQQAVDYARKNSVQIKNALIDVEEQAQTNKEVTASAYPQINGSAGINYYPNVAVQTLPNFISPAVYGVLANEGVKDANGNTIKVPSDFGYIAAQFGTKFSNNVGVSLQQLLFDGQVFIGLQARDATMQFARKAAEVTEEGIRANVYKVYYQLAASKSQISILDANIARVQNLLNDTRKMYENGFAEKLSISQLEVQLSNIQTERLKALNSINNGYIGLKMLIGMPVQDSLVLTDSIGYNDIRNGVLEAAQYNYSDRKEYQYAELGKTLNEFNVRRYELSKLPTVSLSSNYNYIRQSNTFGFGGKWNPSSLIGLNVNVPIFSGFAKNARIDRAKLEVQRSVNNLESLKITIDAQVKQAVNNYQNALATLDAQKRNMELAETVYNQTRLKSQNGLATNTDISNAQNDLAVAQNNYILATYDAINAKIDFLKATGKLQ from the coding sequence ATGAACAAGGCTATACTATTGGCCTTCTGCCTGCTGCTTACAAGTCTTTTGCAGGCCCAGCAGCGGCACGAACTTTCGGCGCAGCAAGCCGTGGACTATGCCCGCAAAAACAGTGTGCAAATTAAAAACGCCCTGATAGACGTGGAGGAGCAGGCGCAAACCAACAAAGAGGTAACGGCATCGGCTTATCCGCAAATTAACGGCAGCGCCGGCATCAATTACTATCCTAACGTAGCGGTGCAGACTCTGCCCAACTTTATTTCGCCGGCCGTGTACGGCGTGCTGGCAAACGAAGGCGTGAAAGACGCCAACGGCAACACCATCAAAGTGCCCAGCGACTTTGGTTACATCGCCGCGCAGTTCGGAACCAAGTTTTCCAACAACGTTGGCGTGAGTTTGCAACAATTGCTGTTCGACGGGCAGGTATTCATTGGCCTGCAGGCCCGCGACGCGACGATGCAATTTGCCCGTAAAGCCGCCGAGGTAACGGAAGAAGGCATTCGTGCCAACGTGTACAAAGTATATTACCAGTTAGCCGCCAGCAAAAGCCAGATCAGCATTCTCGACGCCAACATTGCCCGCGTGCAAAACTTGTTGAACGATACCCGCAAAATGTACGAGAACGGCTTTGCCGAAAAACTTTCGATCAGCCAGTTGGAAGTGCAGCTTTCCAACATTCAAACCGAAAGGCTGAAGGCGCTTAACAGCATCAACAACGGCTACATTGGCTTAAAGATGTTGATTGGAATGCCCGTTCAGGATTCGCTGGTTTTAACCGACAGCATCGGCTACAACGATATTCGCAACGGTGTGCTGGAAGCGGCACAATACAATTACAGCGACCGCAAAGAATACCAATACGCGGAGCTTGGAAAAACGCTGAATGAGTTTAACGTGCGCCGCTACGAGTTGAGTAAACTGCCCACCGTTTCGCTGTCCTCTAACTACAATTATATCCGCCAATCAAACACGTTTGGTTTTGGTGGAAAATGGAATCCAAGTTCACTGATTGGCCTGAACGTGAACGTGCCCATCTTCAGCGGCTTTGCCAAAAATGCCCGCATTGACCGTGCAAAACTTGAAGTGCAGAGATCGGTAAACAATTTGGAAAGCCTGAAGATTACCATTGATGCGCAAGTGAAGCAGGCCGTCAACAATTATCAAAATGCACTGGCCACGCTTGATGCGCAAAAGCGCAACATGGAGCTGGCCGAAACGGTGTACAACCAAACGCGGCTTAAATCGCAAAACGGACTCGCAACAAACACAGACATCAGCAATGCGCAGAACGATTTAGCGGTAGCGCAGAACAATTACATTCTGGCAACCTATGATGCCATCAATGCGAAGATTGATTTCTTAAAAGCAACAGGCAAACTTCAATAA
- a CDS encoding efflux RND transporter periplasmic adaptor subunit, whose product MKNYLIGFVLLSLVAASCGSSKKDEAGNLNDKKAKLQELKTQQDKLTTEITALEKDIAKVDTSVASAKPKLVAVSTVGTDTFSHFIDLQGKLDAQNISYVAPPNGQGGIVKALYVTQGQTVHKGQVLARLDDQTIRQQIEPLRVQLTSAEDTYKRLKSLYDQGIGTYQNVLNAQTQVNTLRQQIGVIQKQASLMTVTAPASGVADIVAVRVGEMFVGATAAGPQIRIVNTSDLKVVAQVPENYVGRVKVGSNILVYLPDLNRNLTAKVTVAGRTIDPTNRAFYIEAKIPSSPELRPNQIAVVKIKDYASNSAITIPVNVLQNDEKGKFVMVAAKEGAKTVAQKRTITVGELYGDKLEVKSGLHAGDVLITEGYQGLYEGQAVTTDAKI is encoded by the coding sequence ATGAAAAATTATTTGATTGGATTTGTGCTTCTTTCTTTGGTAGCGGCCTCCTGCGGTTCCAGCAAAAAAGACGAAGCCGGAAACCTGAACGACAAGAAAGCAAAGCTGCAGGAATTAAAAACGCAGCAGGACAAGTTGACTACGGAGATAACCGCACTGGAAAAAGACATTGCCAAAGTGGACACCTCGGTTGCTTCGGCTAAGCCAAAGCTGGTGGCCGTTTCCACTGTGGGCACCGATACCTTCTCTCACTTTATTGACCTGCAAGGCAAGCTGGATGCGCAGAACATCTCTTACGTAGCGCCTCCGAACGGACAAGGCGGAATTGTAAAAGCCCTGTACGTCACGCAAGGACAAACGGTGCACAAGGGACAAGTGTTGGCCCGCCTTGATGATCAAACCATTCGTCAGCAAATAGAGCCGTTGCGTGTGCAGTTAACTTCGGCTGAAGACACCTACAAGCGTTTGAAAAGTTTGTACGACCAGGGCATTGGAACCTATCAAAACGTACTGAACGCACAAACGCAAGTGAACACGCTGCGCCAGCAAATTGGTGTGATTCAAAAGCAGGCATCCCTGATGACCGTAACAGCGCCTGCATCCGGCGTGGCTGATATTGTGGCCGTTCGTGTGGGGGAAATGTTTGTGGGTGCAACCGCTGCGGGTCCGCAAATCCGCATCGTCAATACAAGCGATTTGAAAGTAGTAGCGCAAGTGCCCGAGAATTACGTAGGCCGCGTAAAAGTGGGTTCAAACATTTTGGTTTACCTGCCTGACTTAAATCGCAACCTTACCGCAAAAGTTACCGTTGCCGGCAGAACGATAGACCCGACCAACCGTGCCTTTTACATCGAAGCAAAAATTCCTTCGTCGCCTGAACTGCGTCCCAACCAGATAGCCGTGGTAAAGATTAAAGATTACGCCTCAAACAGCGCCATTACCATTCCGGTTAACGTGTTGCAGAACGATGAGAAAGGAAAATTTGTGATGGTGGCGGCGAAGGAAGGAGCGAAGACTGTTGCGCAAAAACGAACCATTACTGTGGGTGAATTGTACGGCGACAAACTGGAAGTAAAGAGCGGCCTGCATGCCGGCGATGTGCTCATTACCGAAGGCTATCAAGGATTGTACGAAGGACAGGCCGTAACGACGGATGCAAAGATCTAA